In the Leptospira limi genome, one interval contains:
- a CDS encoding M48 family metallopeptidase — MKHLQFLSLIFFVLHCSTSPTGRKQIILVSDGEMNEMGTQAFDDLKSKTPIDTRNNTNSYVKCIVDSELGVTTDTTGVDSWEVIVFKDNTPNAFALPGGKIGVFTGMFSVAKNKEQLAAVIGHEIGHVIARHGNERVSQNQLASGSVKLLETLGKPTVAGALGMGAKFGVLLPFSRQHESEADLIGLEIMAKAGFDPRESVNLWKNMSALGGGKPTELLSTHPSDETRMKQLNQAMPKAMALFESALQSGKKPNCVM; from the coding sequence ATGAAACACTTACAATTTTTAAGTTTAATTTTTTTTGTATTACACTGTAGTACATCGCCAACAGGAAGAAAACAGATCATTTTGGTCAGTGATGGCGAAATGAACGAAATGGGAACACAAGCTTTTGATGATTTAAAATCAAAAACACCGATTGATACAAGAAATAATACCAATTCATATGTAAAATGTATCGTTGATTCTGAGTTAGGCGTTACGACAGATACTACAGGTGTAGATTCTTGGGAGGTGATTGTGTTTAAAGATAATACGCCCAATGCATTTGCCTTACCTGGTGGAAAAATTGGAGTGTTTACTGGAATGTTTTCTGTTGCAAAGAATAAAGAGCAACTAGCAGCGGTAATTGGACACGAAATAGGACATGTCATCGCAAGGCATGGAAATGAAAGAGTTTCCCAAAATCAATTGGCTTCCGGTTCTGTGAAGCTCCTCGAAACTCTTGGGAAACCGACAGTGGCAGGAGCACTGGGTATGGGTGCAAAATTTGGAGTTCTATTACCTTTTTCAAGACAACATGAATCGGAAGCAGATTTAATTGGTTTAGAAATTATGGCGAAAGCAGGTTTTGATCCAAGAGAAAGTGTAAACCTATGGAAAAATATGAGTGCACTAGGTGGAGGGAAACCTACTGAACTTTTATCAACGCATCCCTCGGATGAAACCAGGATGAAACAACTAAACCAAGCCATGCCGAAGGCAATGGCATTGTTTGAATCAGCGCTACAATCTGGAAAAAAACCAAATTGTGTTATGTGA
- a CDS encoding MORN repeat-containing protein has translation MKNHWKTIFITSFLLLFVSCASNDPKETTDSKNQDTKSNSRNVNMEDPEKGGKKFGCIEGNCVNGVGKYVYDNGDIYTGSFKNDLRDGAGNFLYADGEKFNGTYVEDKKQGPGEYNFKNGDKYVGEFQNGQINGKGTYSFKDGKSVSGDFSSDGQEGIGVLIDDGKSRNCKITGRKLLCE, from the coding sequence ATGAAGAATCACTGGAAAACCATTTTTATAACTTCATTTTTATTATTATTTGTATCATGTGCATCCAATGATCCAAAAGAAACAACTGATTCCAAAAACCAGGATACAAAATCAAACTCACGTAATGTGAATATGGAAGACCCAGAAAAAGGTGGTAAAAAATTTGGATGCATCGAAGGAAATTGTGTCAATGGAGTTGGTAAATATGTTTATGATAATGGAGACATTTATACTGGTTCCTTCAAAAATGATTTAAGAGATGGTGCAGGAAATTTTCTCTATGCTGATGGTGAAAAATTCAATGGGACTTATGTGGAAGATAAAAAACAAGGCCCAGGTGAGTACAATTTCAAAAATGGTGATAAGTATGTTGGTGAATTCCAAAATGGCCAAATCAATGGAAAAGGAACTTATAGTTTCAAAGATGGAAAATCTGTTTCTGGAGATTTTTCCTCCGATGGCCAAGAAGGTATCGGAGTTTTAATCGATGATGGTAAATCTAGAAATTGTAAAATTACAGGAAGGAAGTTACTCTGTGAGTAA